A single genomic interval of Electrophorus electricus isolate fEleEle1 chromosome 2, fEleEle1.pri, whole genome shotgun sequence harbors:
- the LOC113573676 gene encoding uncharacterized oxidoreductase YjmC-like, which translates to MSLTRCLLLQMEVQAFIEHCMQVVGTRASHARSLAHVLLEGDLRGHYSHGLNRMDVYVTEIRAGICARDGEPVVEKESAATALVNGKNLLGPVVGNYCMSLAVKKAQDMGVGWVVAHGSNHFGIAAYYSMQALKENMIGMAYTNTSPLVVPTRAKEGTLGTNPISVAAPAMDGDSFVLDMATSAVALGKVEIHERNGVSIPEGWGCDSGGRVSTEPKAVLSGGGLVPLGGNETTGSHKGYGLSLMVEVFCGMLAGAQYSKHIRTWRVTDRMADLGQCFVAVNPEHFAPGFNDRMSHLLSLHRNLEPVDPGMPVMAAGDPERKHMQTCQELGGIPYYLSVVKHMNEFASTLGVRPLLPTHRHMQ; encoded by the exons ATGAGCCTTACCAG GTGCTTGCTGCTGCAGATGGAGGTGCAGGCGTTCATTGAGCACTGTATGCAGGTGGTGGGCACCAGGGCCAGTCACGCCCGCAGCCTGGCACATGTGCTGCTGGAGGGGGACCTACGCGGGCACTACAGCCATGGGCTCAACCGCATGG atgtgtATGTAACAGAGATCCGTGCAGGAATCTGTGCACGGGATGGTGAACCTGTTGTAGAGAAAGAGTCGGCTGCCACAGCTCTTGTGAATGGAAAAAATCTCCTGGGTCCAGTTGTGGGAAATTACTGTATGTCTTTAGCTGTGAAGAAAGCACAAGACATGGGCGTCGGCTGGGTGGTGGCCCACG GCTCCAACCACTTTGGCATTGCTGCCTATTATTCCATGCAAGCACTGAAAGAGAACATGATA GGAATGGCCTACACTAACACCTCTCCGCTAGTGGTCCCAACTCGAGCCAAAGAG ggcaCACTGGGAACAAATCCCATAAGTGTAGCAGCTCCTGCTATGGATGGAGACAGCTTTGTACTAGATATGGCAACCTCTGCTGTTGCCCTTGGAAAG GTGGAAATCCACGAGCGTAATGGTGTCTCCATCCCTGAGGGTTGGGGGTGTGACTCAGGGGGCCGGGTCAGTACCGAGCCCAAGGCAGTCCTGTCTGGAGGAGGCCTGGTGCCCTTGGGCGGCAATGAGACCACag GCAGCCATAAGGGTTATGGCCTCTCCCTGATGGTGGAGGTGTTCTGTGGTATGCTAGCTGGTGCCCAGTACAGCAAACATATACGCACCTGGAGAGTGACTGACCGCATGGCTGACCtg GGTCAGTGCTTTGTGGCAGTAAACCCAGAGCACTTTGCTCCAGGATTCAATGACAGAATGTCACATCTGCTGTCCTTGCACAGGAACCTGGAGCCA GTGGATCCTGGGATGCCTGTAATGGCTGCAGGAGACCCAGAGAGGAAGCACATGCAGACCTGTCAAGAGCTGGGGGGCATTCCATACTACCTGAGTGTGGTCAAACACATG AATGAGTTTGCCAGCACCCTGGGCGTAAGACCCTTGCTGCCCACCCACAGACATATGCAGTAA
- the ifitm5 gene encoding interferon-induced transmembrane protein 5 has protein sequence MDNATYGYSSDCTPLTSCKSARKPAGSTVVNMGPAGKKPPSDYLVWSLCNTLYVNFCCLGFMALIYSIKARDQKTLGDMRAAQECSDKAKWYNILASGWNLLVPLLLLGLLVLLLVHLGSSQGTFDFFGEDGFQSFMKLFSR, from the exons ATGGACAACGCCACATACGGCTACTCGTCTGACTGCACCCCCCTCACCAGCTGTAAGTCGGCTCGCAAGCCGGCAGGCTCCACCGTGGTCAACATGGGCCCAGCAGGGAAAAAGCCTCCCAGCGACTACCTGGTTTGGTCCCTCTGCAACACCCTCTATGTCAACTTCTGCTGCCTTGGATTTATGGCTCTGATCTATTCCATCAAG GCGCGAGACCAGAAGACACTGGGAGACATGCGTGCTGCTCAGGAGTGCTCAGACAAGGCCAAGTGGTACAACATTCTGGCGTCGGGCTGGAACCTTCTGGTGCCCCTGCTTCTGCTTGGTCTGCTGGTGCTGCTGCTCGTGCACCTGGGTAGCTCCCAGGGGACCTTCGACTTCTTTGGGGAAGACGGCTTCCAGAGCTTCATGAAGCTGTTCAGCAGGTAG